A single Leptospira biflexa serovar Patoc strain 'Patoc 1 (Paris)' DNA region contains:
- the queA gene encoding tRNA preQ1(34) S-adenosylmethionine ribosyltransferase-isomerase QueA: MDFLNEFDFHLPEEQIARFPAKNRDESRLLLVDRANETFKEAPFFRDIRNWLKPGDVLVYNETKVSYRRVYLQVESGRIHEAIFLDTLEDNANIWSCILKNRAKLRLGENLWPVGFKEFPFVYESKDNELSLLRSERTITDLDFEVFGTIPIPPYLKRKAIEDDKFRYQTIFAKKSGSVAAPTAGLHFTDSLKLELIQLGIQFVPVNLQVGYGTFRPLTTEQWQTKTLHKERYEITDESASQLNSAKKEGRRIIAVGTTSLRVLETVFDSQQQKFKVGLGQTDIFLSPGDNIESVHGLITNFHLPKSSLLLLVSAFANSRLVMNAYQYALQNQFRFYSYGDSMFLF; the protein is encoded by the coding sequence ATGGATTTTTTAAACGAATTTGATTTTCATTTACCAGAAGAACAAATTGCTCGTTTTCCCGCGAAAAACAGAGATGAATCGAGACTACTCCTCGTTGACAGAGCCAATGAGACATTTAAGGAAGCACCTTTTTTTCGGGACATACGCAACTGGTTAAAGCCTGGTGATGTTCTTGTTTATAACGAAACCAAAGTATCCTATCGTAGGGTGTACTTACAAGTGGAATCCGGGCGGATTCATGAAGCGATTTTTTTAGATACTTTAGAAGACAATGCAAACATCTGGTCTTGTATATTGAAAAATAGGGCCAAACTGAGATTAGGTGAAAATTTATGGCCAGTGGGGTTTAAAGAATTCCCTTTTGTGTATGAAAGCAAGGACAACGAACTATCCCTTCTCAGATCAGAACGCACGATTACGGATTTAGACTTTGAAGTTTTTGGAACCATCCCCATCCCTCCTTACTTAAAACGAAAGGCGATCGAAGATGATAAATTCCGTTACCAAACCATCTTTGCCAAAAAATCAGGTTCCGTCGCAGCACCCACTGCGGGACTACATTTTACGGATTCGTTAAAATTAGAACTCATCCAGCTTGGGATTCAATTTGTACCAGTCAACTTACAAGTTGGTTATGGGACATTTCGTCCCTTAACCACCGAACAATGGCAGACTAAAACCCTACATAAAGAAAGGTATGAAATCACCGATGAGTCTGCAAGCCAATTGAACTCTGCAAAAAAAGAAGGACGTAGGATCATTGCTGTCGGAACGACTTCGCTCCGAGTGCTTGAAACTGTATTTGATTCTCAACAACAGAAATTTAAGGTAGGCCTGGGTCAAACTGACATATTTTTGTCGCCAGGGGACAATATTGAATCCGTACATGGACTGATCACAAACTTCCATTTACCAAAATCGAGTTTGTTATTACTTGTGAGTGCCTTTGCCAATAGTCGACTCGTGATGAATGCGTATCAGTATGCATTACAGAACCAGTTTCGTTTTTATTCCTATGGTGATTCTATGTTCTTATTTTAA
- a CDS encoding glycosyltransferase family 87 protein, with amino-acid sequence MWKFLEPIERHGKWILAVLFLFLLVTSVTRAHQKSDFLDYYHASERWSTGENLYRFDVAFELQSKIKSAEDLFLPENLPLLLSLQNETATYIYPPLFSFLLIPITFLSENNAALLFELISWISLLAIFYLLFQNKELNLEKQKYKYILLITTMVINFRFIESHIQNNQVGIFLILLVLASILIKNDFVGGILLALAVCIKITPLVFLFAFVYEKKFSRIVWFFVGLFLWNALPLTYNWEYTIQMSNEWISQILGNALNNPLLRSWKNNQSLPSTLAKYFVSGADFINQPTYGLPFFNVSLFTLKIVQIIFVLAFGIPLLLLWRKPNQKWSIISLLFLISALFSGISWIHSFIICLVPVYFILNKVISETKMTRSAYVLLFILSLPILSHRTFIGQKLESFLSMYSILFYSTSLLYFYIVRFALHENNHRN; translated from the coding sequence ATGTGGAAATTTTTAGAGCCGATAGAAAGACATGGGAAATGGATCCTTGCTGTTCTTTTTTTATTCCTTTTGGTTACCTCTGTCACACGTGCCCACCAAAAATCTGATTTTTTGGACTATTACCATGCCAGTGAACGTTGGTCCACAGGGGAAAATTTATACAGATTCGATGTTGCTTTTGAACTCCAATCCAAAATCAAATCTGCTGAGGATTTATTCCTTCCAGAAAACCTACCCCTTCTCCTTTCCCTACAAAATGAAACAGCGACTTATATTTACCCTCCATTGTTCTCATTTTTACTCATACCCATCACATTTTTATCGGAAAATAATGCCGCCTTATTGTTTGAACTCATCAGTTGGATTTCTTTACTTGCGATCTTTTATCTACTCTTCCAAAACAAAGAACTCAATTTAGAAAAACAAAAGTACAAATACATATTGTTAATCACAACGATGGTAATTAATTTTCGATTCATCGAAAGCCATATCCAAAATAACCAAGTAGGAATTTTTCTCATCTTACTTGTGTTAGCATCTATTTTGATTAAAAATGATTTTGTGGGTGGAATTTTGTTAGCTCTTGCAGTTTGCATCAAAATCACACCTCTTGTTTTTCTTTTCGCCTTCGTTTATGAAAAAAAGTTTAGTAGAATCGTTTGGTTTTTTGTGGGACTTTTTCTTTGGAATGCACTCCCACTCACATACAATTGGGAATACACAATCCAAATGTCCAATGAATGGATTTCGCAAATTTTAGGGAACGCTCTGAACAATCCACTTTTACGGTCTTGGAAAAACAACCAATCGCTCCCCTCTACACTCGCAAAGTATTTTGTTTCAGGTGCTGACTTTATCAACCAACCGACATATGGATTACCATTTTTTAATGTATCTCTTTTTACTTTAAAAATCGTTCAAATTATATTCGTTTTGGCATTTGGGATACCACTGCTTCTTTTATGGCGCAAACCGAACCAAAAATGGTCGATCATCTCTTTATTATTTTTAATTTCTGCACTTTTTAGTGGGATCAGTTGGATCCATAGTTTTATCATTTGTTTGGTTCCAGTTTATTTCATATTAAACAAAGTGATTTCAGAAACAAAAATGACTCGATCCGCTTATGTTTTACTTTTCATTTTAAGTTTGCCCATTCTCAGTCATCGTACCTTTATCGGCCAAAAGTTAGAATCCTTTCTTTCAATGTATTCCATTCTCTTTTATTCTACAAGTTTGTTGTATTTTTATATCGTTAGGTTTGCACTTCATGAAAACAATCATCGGAATTGA
- a CDS encoding glycosyltransferase family 4 protein: MKTIIGIDVRPLAYGITGNSRYLAEVLKVILPKHKDKKFYFLSNKPIHPVFNDLLLPNVHLVVESKPIPGPIYLNLILPKRLKQNKIEVFWGTIQMLPFFKLPIPSYVNYHDLNFISAPETMAKWNYWQHKLLSPVTLKNADKIFCLSKNTKEEIIQFRPNFKNKCIVVYPGVSKTKTNLSKVKIKFPKDFFLTVGTLEPRKNINRLVDAFLHFKADHPKDKHSLLIMGRKGWGEEGEILYQKLNDPKTQTFGIQFIDTPDENTLALAFQSCKAFFFPSLHEGFGLPLLEAMLEGKRCVASDIPVFKEILSDQCDVFVAPKDTESWTKAFQTLSGPKKERVPKFPTKLWTWQETAKKIEEVLFI, translated from the coding sequence ATGAAAACAATCATCGGAATTGATGTCAGACCACTTGCGTATGGAATCACTGGGAACTCTCGTTATCTTGCGGAAGTTCTGAAAGTTATTTTACCAAAACACAAAGACAAAAAATTTTATTTTTTAAGTAACAAACCAATTCACCCAGTATTCAATGATTTACTTCTGCCAAACGTACATTTGGTGGTAGAATCAAAACCAATCCCTGGACCAATCTATTTAAATTTGATTTTACCAAAAAGACTCAAACAAAACAAAATCGAAGTTTTTTGGGGTACCATTCAAATGTTACCGTTTTTTAAACTACCAATCCCCAGTTACGTGAACTATCACGATCTCAATTTTATATCTGCCCCAGAAACCATGGCAAAATGGAATTATTGGCAACACAAATTATTATCACCAGTTACATTGAAAAATGCAGACAAAATCTTTTGTTTATCCAAAAATACAAAAGAAGAAATCATCCAGTTTCGACCAAATTTCAAAAACAAATGTATCGTTGTATACCCAGGTGTTTCTAAAACAAAAACAAATTTGTCTAAGGTAAAAATCAAATTTCCAAAAGATTTTTTCCTAACAGTAGGAACCCTAGAACCAAGAAAAAATATCAACCGATTGGTAGATGCTTTTTTACATTTTAAAGCAGATCATCCTAAAGACAAACATTCCCTTCTCATCATGGGGAGAAAAGGTTGGGGCGAAGAAGGAGAAATTCTGTATCAAAAGTTAAACGATCCAAAGACCCAAACTTTCGGAATTCAATTCATCGATACACCTGACGAAAACACATTGGCGCTTGCATTCCAATCATGTAAGGCATTCTTTTTTCCATCTTTACACGAAGGGTTTGGTTTGCCATTGCTTGAAGCAATGCTCGAGGGCAAAAGATGTGTTGCATCCGACATCCCAGTATTCAAAGAAATTTTATCTGATCAATGTGATGTTTTCGTAGCACCAAAAGATACGGAATCATGGACCAAAGCCTTTCAGACATTATCAGGACCCAAAAAAGAAAGAGTGCCAAAATTCCCAACTAAATTGTGGACCTGGCAAGAAACCGCGAAAAAGATAGAAGAGGTACTATTTATATGA
- a CDS encoding LIMLP_18675 family protein: MKTIDRLLSKWKEYKSKKETAYFGTSLYDELHSNPLPSLVLIIGATSFFYLSLPYIHLLGNFFFWFVGVLEITKVLKIPFLDELRYYHYLSAFVYFYISISLLIDVSQLLSKWNIRTVFVKNELWQIKHSWLGKKLNQHSLEAEGLSLSYEHGGLSDYIGLNRLVWEKDGKILIVSPYFFPNRKNKTIVNRMLKR, encoded by the coding sequence ATGAAAACCATTGATCGTTTGCTCTCAAAGTGGAAAGAATACAAATCTAAAAAAGAAACTGCCTATTTTGGAACGTCTCTTTATGATGAGTTGCATTCAAATCCACTCCCCTCACTTGTTTTAATCATTGGGGCGACTTCATTCTTTTATCTTAGTTTACCGTATATTCACTTACTAGGGAATTTTTTCTTTTGGTTTGTGGGTGTATTGGAAATTACCAAAGTTCTAAAAATCCCTTTTTTGGATGAACTTCGTTATTACCATTACCTTTCCGCTTTTGTTTATTTTTATATTTCCATTTCCCTACTAATCGATGTTAGCCAACTGTTATCAAAATGGAATATTCGCACTGTATTTGTAAAAAATGAACTTTGGCAAATCAAACACTCATGGCTTGGGAAAAAACTCAATCAACATTCTTTGGAAGCAGAAGGACTCTCCCTTTCTTATGAGCATGGTGGGCTTAGCGATTATATTGGCCTCAATCGTTTGGTTTGGGAAAAAGATGGAAAAATACTAATTGTTTCTCCTTATTTTTTTCCAAATAGAAAAAACAAAACCATCGTCAATCGAATGTTAAAACGATAA